A portion of the Magnetovibrio sp. genome contains these proteins:
- the rnd gene encoding ribonuclease D — translation MILITKTADLIQFCNSLKGTPFVTVDTEFMRESTYWPQLCLVQVAGPDDAAAIDALAPGIDLAPLFDLMDAQETLKVFHAARQDLEIFYHLMGHVPAPLFDTQVAAMVCGFGDQVGYENLIAKLTKARIDKSSRFTDWSRRPLSDKQIHYALSDVTHLRDAYRKLAKQLERNGRETWLESEMEVLRSPATYEGDPDQAFKRIKARNPKPRVAALLKELAAWREREAQRRDVPRNRILRDDALMEIAHHAPKNAGDLARTRGLGDRMANGPAGAEILKAVERALSIPENELPQTPKPVDLPSGIGPVSDLLKVFLKMICEETGVAQKLIANSADIDKIAAFGADADVEAMKGWRYEMFGEAAVKLRSGEMGLAIKNKKVVLLDNPNGD, via the coding sequence ATGATTTTAATCACCAAAACGGCAGACCTCATCCAGTTCTGCAATTCGCTCAAAGGCACGCCCTTCGTCACCGTGGACACCGAGTTCATGCGTGAAAGCACCTATTGGCCGCAGTTGTGCCTGGTCCAAGTCGCGGGTCCCGATGACGCCGCCGCCATCGATGCGCTGGCGCCGGGCATCGACCTAGCGCCGCTGTTCGATCTGATGGACGCGCAGGAAACCTTGAAGGTTTTTCATGCCGCGCGCCAGGATCTGGAAATTTTCTACCACCTGATGGGCCACGTTCCCGCCCCCTTGTTCGATACCCAAGTCGCGGCGATGGTGTGCGGCTTCGGCGATCAGGTCGGTTACGAAAACCTCATCGCCAAGTTGACCAAGGCGCGCATCGACAAGTCGTCGCGCTTCACCGATTGGTCCCGCCGCCCATTGTCTGACAAACAGATCCATTATGCGCTGTCGGACGTCACCCACCTGCGCGACGCCTATCGCAAGCTGGCCAAGCAACTGGAACGCAACGGCCGCGAAACGTGGTTGGAATCGGAAATGGAGGTGCTGCGCTCACCCGCCACCTACGAAGGCGATCCCGATCAAGCCTTCAAACGCATCAAGGCGCGCAATCCCAAACCCCGCGTGGCCGCACTGCTCAAGGAACTTGCCGCGTGGCGTGAACGCGAAGCGCAGCGCCGCGACGTGCCGCGCAACCGCATCCTGCGCGACGACGCCTTGATGGAAATCGCCCACCACGCGCCGAAAAACGCCGGCGATCTGGCGCGCACCCGCGGACTGGGCGATCGCATGGCCAACGGTCCCGCCGGCGCGGAAATCCTCAAGGCCGTCGAGCGCGCGCTGTCGATCCCCGAAAACGAGTTGCCGCAAACACCCAAGCCCGTGGACCTGCCGTCGGGCATCGGTCCGGTGTCGGACCTGTTGAAGGTGTTTTTGAAGATGATCTGCGAAGAAACAGGCGTGGCGCAAAAGCTCATCGCCAATTCCGCCGACATCGACAAAATCGCCGCGTTCGGCGCGGATGCCGACGTCGAAGCGATGAAGGGCTGGCGTTACGAGATGTTCGGCGAAGCCGCCGTCAAACTGCGCTCAGGCGAAATGGGCCTTGCCATCAAAAACAAAAAAGTCGTTCTGCTGGACAACCCCAACGGCGATTGA
- a CDS encoding ATP-binding protein, producing the protein MNTSNAVKLEDIVGHPVSVEESWDVADYLLACLTHVTNARPLFGVFCTETGRLIWTAGGAEFHGLLDGGDPDGAITDFEPLMAAFGIASGVSSLIVQDASQLSPGAAMTILKPLSGTDGKRFRMVLRRRDGGRQDQVQFSLFDVTAFQDVARRTRTLAQALVKGLDVPTSDHPSTRALLDSVIEDLPRLFAGQGDSEISRLSADMSGRVTTVAERMVAMLRTFEMGDASDHWRPIDLNPSLRPIISAHNAPINDWHELHGEVLRTVDGAPALIPDISEQVIHAHSFVTNAASTMLIAPTEDRFFALNGPAAERHFTTVEDLVRAIGVEENSTRTAVEFFSNLKNEPALSLFAVGGENVEAWGRPGLYGGWQAMLVPVPAHGAGQSMQDGVDVRGLFHGLKNLLLHLQVLYVVQTRADVDQVQAGLSEAARKITERLADLDAIAQTGHRARLHQAETVAQWLAAAKRVGEELKGEVEIQCDGIDRTVYTRAPSEMEDTMEELTRNAFLNGARKVSVSAVGRGDHLCMTVLDDGPGMSAAKLEQVRRVLKNRAYDPDLSTRADGTGNGLLAAANAVSRFVDGRLSVDVGPGGRGVEIGISMKLPA; encoded by the coding sequence ATGAATACGTCCAACGCGGTGAAGCTTGAAGACATCGTCGGTCATCCCGTCAGCGTGGAAGAATCCTGGGATGTCGCCGATTACCTGTTGGCGTGCTTGACCCATGTCACCAACGCGCGGCCTTTGTTCGGTGTGTTTTGCACCGAAACCGGACGATTGATCTGGACCGCCGGCGGGGCCGAGTTTCACGGCCTTTTGGATGGCGGTGATCCCGATGGGGCGATTACGGATTTCGAACCGTTGATGGCGGCGTTTGGCATCGCCTCGGGCGTTTCCAGCTTGATCGTACAAGACGCCAGCCAATTGTCGCCGGGCGCGGCGATGACGATCCTCAAGCCGTTGTCGGGCACGGACGGGAAACGGTTTCGCATGGTGTTGCGCCGCCGCGATGGCGGGCGGCAGGATCAGGTGCAGTTTTCCCTGTTCGACGTCACCGCGTTTCAGGATGTGGCGCGGCGCACCCGCACTTTGGCGCAGGCGTTGGTGAAAGGGCTGGATGTTCCCACAAGTGATCATCCCAGTACGCGGGCGTTGCTGGACAGCGTGATCGAAGATCTGCCGCGCCTGTTCGCCGGGCAAGGCGACAGCGAGATTTCACGGTTGAGCGCCGACATGAGCGGGCGCGTCACGACGGTGGCGGAACGCATGGTGGCGATGCTGCGCACCTTTGAAATGGGCGATGCCAGCGACCACTGGCGGCCGATCGACCTCAATCCCAGTTTGCGGCCGATTATTTCCGCCCACAACGCGCCGATCAACGACTGGCACGAACTACATGGCGAGGTGTTGCGTACGGTCGATGGCGCACCGGCGTTGATACCGGACATTTCCGAACAGGTCATTCACGCGCACAGTTTCGTCACGAACGCCGCCAGCACCATGTTGATCGCGCCCACCGAAGACCGATTTTTCGCCCTCAACGGTCCAGCGGCGGAACGTCACTTCACCACCGTCGAAGATTTGGTGCGCGCCATCGGCGTGGAAGAAAACTCCACCCGTACCGCGGTCGAATTTTTCTCCAACCTGAAAAACGAACCGGCGCTAAGTCTCTTTGCCGTCGGCGGCGAGAACGTCGAGGCTTGGGGGCGCCCAGGGCTTTACGGCGGGTGGCAAGCCATGCTGGTGCCGGTTCCCGCCCACGGTGCGGGACAGTCGATGCAAGACGGCGTCGATGTGCGTGGGTTGTTTCACGGTCTCAAAAACCTGCTGCTGCATCTTCAGGTCTTGTACGTGGTGCAAACCCGCGCCGATGTGGATCAGGTGCAAGCCGGATTGAGCGAGGCGGCGCGAAAAATCACTGAGCGTCTCGCGGACCTCGACGCCATCGCGCAAACCGGTCACCGCGCGCGCCTGCACCAAGCGGAAACCGTTGCCCAATGGTTGGCGGCGGCCAAGCGGGTCGGCGAGGAGCTTAAAGGCGAGGTCGAAATCCAATGCGACGGCATCGACCGCACGGTGTACACCCGCGCGCCGTCGGAAATGGAAGACACGATGGAAGAGTTGACCCGCAACGCTTTTTTGAACGGGGCGCGCAAAGTCAGCGTCAGCGCCGTGGGGCGCGGCGATCACTTGTGCATGACGGTGTTGGACGACGGTCCGGGCATGAGCGCGGCAAAGCTGGAACAGGTGCGCAGGGTGCTGAAAAACCGCGCCTACGACCCAGATCTTTCGACCCGCGCCGACGGAACCGGGAACGGTCTTTTGGCCGCCGCGAATGCCGTTTCGCGCTTTGTCGACGGGCGTCTCAGCGTCGATGTCGGCCCGGGCGGGCGCGGCGTGGAAATCGGCATTTCCATGAAGCTGCCCGCCTGA
- the aspS gene encoding aspartate--tRNA ligase: MHPYRTHTCGALRLEDAGVEARISGWVHRKRDHGGLLFVDVRDHYGITQVVIDSSHELFAQIESARPESVITVTGKVVQRTEDTVNRDLPTGEIEVVVQDFHLESAAAVLPMQVAGNEDYSDEMRLTHRYLDLRREKVHANIVLRSQVIASIRRRMTDQGFLEMQTPILTASSPEGARDYLVPSRQHPGMFYALPQAPQQFKQLLMVSGFDKYFQIAPCFRDEDARADRSPGEFYQLDYEMAFCTQDDVFNAIEPVLHGIFEEFGGEREVTPLPFPRIAYKDSMLKYGSDKPDLRNPLIITDVTEHFAGGGFGLFAKNIEKGSVVRAIPAPGAAGHPRSFFDKLNDWAREEGMGGLGYIIYGEDGETKGPIAKNLDADRVAAIKAQTGANDGDAVFFVCQTENLAAKFAGFARDKVCDVLDIRESGKFKFCWIVDYPMYELDEETGKIEFSHNPFSMPQGGMDALMGDNPLDILAYQYDIVCNGVELSSGAIRNHLPEIMYKAFEIAGYSNQVVEEQFGGMLSAFKFGAPPHGGSAPGIDRMVMLLADEPNIREVIAFPMNQQAQDLLMGAPAVASDHQLRELHIKLAPLPKAEKKTADAGDAEKAPEDSK; the protein is encoded by the coding sequence ATGCACCCCTACCGTACACACACCTGTGGCGCGCTCCGTCTTGAAGATGCGGGCGTTGAGGCACGTATTTCGGGCTGGGTTCACCGCAAGCGCGATCACGGCGGTCTGTTGTTCGTCGACGTGCGCGACCATTACGGCATCACCCAGGTGGTGATCGATTCGTCTCACGAGCTGTTTGCCCAGATCGAAAGCGCCCGTCCCGAAAGCGTGATCACCGTCACCGGCAAGGTCGTGCAGCGCACCGAAGACACCGTTAACCGCGATCTGCCCACCGGCGAAATCGAAGTGGTGGTGCAGGACTTCCATCTCGAAAGCGCCGCCGCGGTGTTGCCGATGCAGGTTGCGGGCAACGAAGATTATTCCGACGAGATGCGCTTGACGCACCGTTACCTGGATTTGCGCCGCGAAAAGGTCCACGCCAACATCGTGCTGCGCAGCCAGGTGATCGCTTCGATCCGGCGGCGCATGACCGATCAGGGCTTCCTGGAAATGCAAACGCCGATCCTCACCGCCAGCTCGCCGGAAGGCGCGCGCGACTATCTGGTGCCGTCGCGCCAGCATCCGGGCATGTTCTACGCGCTGCCCCAAGCGCCGCAGCAGTTCAAGCAGTTGCTGATGGTGTCGGGCTTCGACAAGTACTTCCAGATCGCACCGTGCTTTCGTGATGAAGACGCCCGCGCCGACCGTTCGCCGGGCGAGTTCTATCAGCTCGACTACGAAATGGCGTTCTGTACCCAAGACGACGTGTTCAACGCCATCGAACCGGTGCTGCACGGCATTTTCGAGGAATTCGGTGGCGAGCGTGAAGTCACCCCGTTGCCGTTCCCCCGCATCGCTTACAAAGACAGCATGCTCAAGTACGGTTCCGACAAACCCGACCTGCGCAACCCGCTGATCATCACCGACGTCACCGAACACTTCGCCGGTGGCGGGTTCGGTCTGTTCGCCAAGAACATCGAAAAGGGCTCGGTGGTGCGCGCCATTCCCGCGCCGGGTGCGGCGGGCCACCCGCGCAGCTTCTTCGACAAGCTCAACGACTGGGCGCGTGAAGAGGGCATGGGCGGCCTCGGCTACATCATCTACGGCGAAGACGGCGAAACCAAAGGCCCCATCGCCAAGAACTTGGATGCCGATCGCGTCGCCGCGATCAAGGCGCAAACCGGCGCCAACGACGGCGATGCGGTGTTCTTCGTCTGTCAGACGGAAAACCTCGCCGCCAAGTTCGCCGGGTTCGCCCGCGACAAGGTCTGCGACGTGCTGGATATCCGCGAAAGCGGCAAGTTCAAATTCTGCTGGATCGTCGATTACCCGATGTACGAACTCGACGAAGAAACCGGCAAGATCGAGTTCTCGCACAACCCGTTCTCCATGCCTCAAGGCGGCATGGATGCGTTGATGGGCGACAACCCGCTGGACATTTTGGCCTATCAGTACGACATCGTGTGCAACGGCGTGGAATTGAGCTCGGGCGCAATTCGTAACCACTTGCCGGAAATCATGTACAAGGCGTTCGAGATCGCCGGGTATTCCAACCAGGTGGTCGAAGAACAGTTCGGCGGCATGCTCAGCGCGTTCAAATTCGGCGCACCGCCCCACGGCGGTTCCGCACCGGGCATCGACCGCATGGTGATGTTGTTGGCCGACGAGCCCAACATCCGCGAAGTCATCGCCTTCCCGATGAACCAGCAGGCTCAGGACTTGCTGATGGGCGCGCCCGCCGTGGCCAGCGATCATCAATTGCGCGAACTGCACATCAAGCTCGCGCCGCTGCCGAAGGCGGAAAAGAAAACCGCCGATGCGGGTGACGCTGAAAAGGCCCCTGAAGACAGCAAATGA
- a CDS encoding YkgJ family cysteine cluster protein: MMPERDPAVEWLVRDMRSHLRKRPKRHQLSDAGAYAFDLYETNTASMPTYELACKAGCGSCCAAHVGVEVAEAFAIVRHLHQTRTPDVFTALMARVAEIAAEVGELDPGTRWVKQVFCAFLDPDSQSCTIYPVRPLACRGYNSNDLDACNLSTANLDHDQPIPADAVRMLRAQQLRQALAEVTARMIDQDGMTDHAELHSALTAAHAADSELAWMRANKHG; encoded by the coding sequence ATGATGCCTGAGCGGGACCCTGCGGTTGAGTGGCTGGTGCGCGACATGCGCAGCCACCTGCGCAAACGTCCCAAACGTCATCAATTGTCGGATGCGGGCGCGTACGCCTTCGATCTTTATGAAACCAACACCGCGTCCATGCCGACGTACGAGCTGGCGTGCAAGGCCGGGTGCGGCAGCTGCTGCGCCGCCCACGTCGGGGTGGAGGTCGCCGAGGCCTTCGCCATCGTGCGCCACCTGCACCAAACGCGCACCCCGGACGTTTTCACCGCGCTGATGGCGCGGGTCGCGGAGATCGCCGCCGAGGTCGGCGAGCTCGATCCCGGTACGCGTTGGGTCAAGCAGGTGTTTTGCGCGTTTCTCGACCCCGATAGCCAGTCGTGCACCATTTATCCCGTGCGCCCGCTGGCGTGCCGGGGCTACAACAGCAACGATCTGGATGCATGCAACCTCTCGACCGCGAACCTCGATCACGATCAGCCGATCCCCGCCGACGCCGTGCGCATGCTGCGCGCCCAACAATTGCGCCAAGCCCTGGCCGAAGTCACGGCGCGCATGATCGACCAAGACGGCATGACCGATCACGCCGAACTGCACAGCGCCCTGACCGCCGCCCACGCTGCGGACAGCGAATTGGCGTGGATGAGGGCGAACAAGCACGGTTGA
- a CDS encoding DUF1566 domain-containing protein, giving the protein MSFIRTLLLGASIMGTGVAGVSAWAQQGGPGMGPPPEARQACVGKSQDAPCRFVTPRGQMSGICGMPPRQAGTLLCMPRGGGPGGSPGGAPGGSPQTMRPHGADIAAKFAGAKTVSSRVPDTQQGSCFSTTAKIACPGKGQALYGQDAHYHGPAPSYTDNADGTVRDAVTGLLWEKAHHAKRLGYGEAKAACQRLTIGGRTDWRLPTIKELFSLADFRGSQRRRFFIDDVFDLAEPDASVLQGDRFAATHSTQMMGQTWSSTLYTGVHYGRPGVEAAFFYNFLDGHIKQAPTHGPTGLFYRCVSGPEWGANDFVDNGDGTVTDRALGLTWQQSDDGQSRDWPQALRYCENLALAGHDDWRLPNVKELQSIVDYTKNDPALDQRYLRQSDKGAWFWSSTTHGDNISMASYVCFGKCVSSSGIDTHGAGAQRSDPKTGDPSRWTSLGGQKDAVRIYNAVRCVR; this is encoded by the coding sequence ATGTCTTTTATCCGCACCCTACTACTCGGTGCTAGCATTATGGGTACCGGCGTTGCAGGCGTCAGCGCCTGGGCTCAACAGGGCGGCCCCGGCATGGGCCCGCCCCCCGAAGCCCGCCAAGCCTGCGTCGGAAAATCCCAAGATGCGCCGTGCCGTTTTGTAACGCCACGCGGTCAAATGTCCGGCATTTGCGGCATGCCGCCGAGACAAGCCGGCACGTTACTGTGCATGCCCCGTGGTGGTGGTCCTGGCGGCAGCCCGGGAGGAGCACCGGGAGGCAGCCCACAAACCATGCGCCCCCACGGTGCGGACATCGCGGCCAAATTCGCCGGCGCGAAGACGGTTTCCAGCCGCGTGCCCGACACCCAGCAAGGCAGTTGCTTTTCCACCACCGCCAAAATTGCCTGCCCCGGCAAAGGCCAAGCCTTGTATGGCCAAGACGCGCACTATCACGGCCCCGCCCCCAGTTACACCGACAATGCGGACGGCACCGTGCGCGACGCCGTCACCGGATTGTTGTGGGAAAAAGCCCATCACGCCAAACGGTTGGGATATGGCGAGGCGAAAGCCGCATGCCAGCGCTTGACGATCGGCGGACGCACCGACTGGCGGCTGCCGACCATCAAGGAATTGTTTTCCCTGGCGGACTTTCGCGGCTCGCAACGCCGACGTTTTTTCATCGACGATGTCTTCGACCTGGCCGAACCCGACGCCAGCGTGCTGCAAGGCGACCGCTTCGCCGCGACCCATTCCACACAAATGATGGGCCAGACGTGGTCTTCGACCCTCTACACAGGGGTGCATTACGGCCGCCCCGGCGTGGAGGCGGCGTTCTTTTACAATTTCCTCGACGGCCACATCAAACAAGCCCCGACACACGGCCCCACGGGATTGTTCTACCGCTGCGTCAGTGGCCCCGAATGGGGCGCGAACGATTTCGTCGACAACGGTGACGGCACCGTCACGGATCGCGCCTTGGGTTTGACGTGGCAGCAATCGGACGACGGACAAAGCCGCGACTGGCCCCAAGCTTTGCGGTATTGCGAAAACCTCGCGCTCGCCGGGCATGACGATTGGCGCTTGCCCAACGTCAAGGAACTGCAATCGATCGTAGATTATACCAAAAACGATCCGGCGCTCGATCAACGTTACCTGCGTCAAAGCGACAAGGGCGCGTGGTTTTGGTCGTCCACCACCCACGGCGACAACATTTCGATGGCGTCTTACGTGTGCTTCGGCAAATGCGTATCCTCGAGCGGTATCGATACCCACGGTGCGGGCGCGCAGCGGAGCGATCCGAAGACCGGCGACCCCAGCCGTTGGACATCGCTGGGCGGACAGAAAGACGCGGTGCGGATTTACAATGCGGTGCGCTGCGTGCGCTGA
- a CDS encoding GGDEF domain-containing protein, giving the protein MGNLLSFPVNAWDLARDTDATSNESLLSALAFLRDCLENDAHTLDHKTLARCKDATESALGAALATDRTLRHQALRIDEMERLAYTDDLTGAYNRRGFQQEFRRVLAAAARYGETGVLVYVDLDGFKPINDTYGHAAGDHVLREVVRTLNENVRPNDLVARLGGDEFAVLLTRTDWQNGLERAEVLKHILNTKYVNWNGKHIAVRASLGFQRFGPDDQHDHLLSQADSAMYEAKRVRTGGTPLKELQ; this is encoded by the coding sequence ATGGGCAACCTCTTGAGCTTTCCGGTCAACGCCTGGGATCTGGCGCGCGACACGGACGCCACGTCCAACGAAAGCTTGCTTTCCGCGTTGGCGTTTTTGCGCGATTGCCTGGAAAACGACGCTCATACCCTGGACCATAAAACCCTCGCCCGATGCAAGGACGCGACCGAAAGTGCGCTCGGCGCCGCCCTGGCGACGGATCGCACACTGCGTCACCAGGCCCTGCGCATCGACGAGATGGAGCGCCTCGCCTATACCGACGACTTGACCGGGGCGTATAATCGCCGCGGCTTTCAGCAGGAGTTCCGGCGCGTCTTGGCCGCCGCCGCACGCTACGGCGAAACCGGGGTTTTGGTGTACGTCGACCTCGACGGCTTCAAACCGATCAACGACACCTACGGCCATGCCGCCGGCGATCATGTGCTGCGCGAAGTGGTCCGCACATTGAACGAAAACGTCCGCCCCAACGATCTGGTGGCACGCTTGGGCGGGGATGAATTCGCCGTCCTATTGACCCGCACCGATTGGCAAAACGGACTGGAGCGCGCCGAAGTTCTCAAGCACATCCTCAACACCAAATACGTCAACTGGAACGGCAAGCATATCGCGGTGCGCGCCAGCCTCGGTTTTCAACGCTTCGGCCCCGACGACCAACATGACCACCTGCTGAGCCAAGCCGACAGCGCCATGTATGAAGCCAAGCGCGTACGCACCGGCGGCACGCCCTTGAAGGAGCTGCAATAA
- a CDS encoding EAL domain-containing protein, producing MQKNDNNTPAPRRSVSLTTLVLALVLAPLIILSAVQVSLYYFSSKETLEAEVQRSFDHSNKTAHLLTKNKLDYLAHLIVDEAESPRLINGFKSNDSAALQAALSEWTNGEAGQHFELLMLHDSTGAMLADLSPPLINSKVLHKAINCSVSAIGQRAWRIVTANDNGKELAALIYQVPVIGTTIGRVQGVLCAGILLNDNLAFLRELKDASSASGVALLADGVLLSTDTYGAAQSIEQLTAAVKLAETGDILESGAYFLSHTPLFQDQAGTRLTMVIALPNTGFQNLRRHYQQGTLIVLALTIVFISLAAWIFRFVALPSLSGLMDYAARVHSQQSTVSYRDGMVREYNHLGKTLQVMVQELQHSKNHLEFLLNEIPVGLVLVDDQQRMHFRNKRFLEMFGYTEEDAPTLDSWRRQAYPDNAYRAKVIETWNDAVGRSVREGTEIPPMEYNVTCKNGDIRTVEFSGITFDGQFLATLIDLTERKQAQKSLYLYANAFEHSGEAMLITDAHNRIQVANPAFCQLTGYSLEDVIGQDPKILSAGRTPPETYQDMWAALNHSGFWQGEIWDRDKSGTIHPKWAAISTIRDDNGHLTHHIASYTDISERKAAEERIYRLAHHDPLTGLLNRFSLESRLEQALMTARREGKRVAVMFIDLDRFKVINDTLGHHIGDNLLVEVAHRLKDCVRESDIVARQGGDEFVVVITGMDDPSTAATIASKISRNLAAPYAISTHDLYSTPSIGISLYPSDGKTVDELMKNADTAMYHAKDLGRNNYQFFSTAMTEEAQDRLDMERDLSTALVDGQFQLYYQPQIRTATGEVIGVEALVRWNHPTRGQVPPFKFIPISEESGLIEPLGSWVLDEACRQLAEWKGQGIAGIRVAVNLSPHQLRSATLVAQVENVLQTHGLSGPDLELEVTESAAMDDPHLAVEQLKALRSLGVSLAIDDFGTGYSSLAYLKVLPIQVLKLDRSFVADIGTGSDDDAISAATMAMARNLKLKVVAEGVETELQSEFLASHGCDILQGYLFGKPHPAEVWTEQWLAEKARASDTKKSTATAS from the coding sequence ATGCAAAAGAACGACAACAACACTCCTGCGCCACGCCGCTCGGTATCACTAACGACCTTGGTGTTGGCCTTGGTCTTGGCGCCACTGATCATCCTATCGGCGGTGCAAGTCTCTCTGTATTACTTCAGCTCCAAGGAAACACTCGAAGCCGAAGTGCAAAGGTCGTTCGATCACAGTAACAAAACCGCCCACCTGTTGACCAAGAACAAACTCGATTATCTCGCCCACCTGATCGTGGACGAAGCCGAAAGCCCGCGCCTGATCAATGGCTTCAAATCCAATGACTCCGCGGCTCTTCAAGCGGCCTTGAGCGAATGGACCAACGGCGAAGCGGGACAGCACTTCGAGCTATTGATGCTGCATGACAGCACTGGCGCGATGCTAGCGGATTTAAGCCCCCCACTGATCAACAGCAAGGTCTTGCATAAAGCCATCAACTGCAGCGTGTCGGCGATCGGACAACGCGCTTGGCGCATCGTCACCGCAAACGACAACGGTAAGGAGCTGGCGGCGCTGATCTATCAGGTGCCCGTGATTGGCACCACCATCGGACGCGTCCAAGGTGTGCTGTGCGCGGGCATTCTGCTCAACGACAATTTGGCCTTCTTGCGTGAATTGAAGGATGCCTCATCGGCATCCGGTGTGGCGCTGTTGGCCGATGGGGTATTGCTGTCGACCGACACATATGGCGCGGCGCAATCCATCGAACAGCTGACCGCGGCCGTCAAGCTGGCCGAAACCGGCGACATATTGGAAAGTGGCGCGTACTTCTTGTCGCACACGCCCCTATTTCAAGACCAGGCCGGCACGCGCCTGACCATGGTCATCGCCCTACCCAATACCGGTTTTCAAAATCTGCGCCGTCACTATCAACAAGGCACCTTGATCGTACTCGCCCTGACGATTGTGTTTATTTCCCTTGCCGCGTGGATATTCCGGTTTGTCGCGCTGCCGTCGCTTTCCGGCTTGATGGATTACGCCGCACGCGTACACAGTCAGCAAAGCACCGTGTCGTATAGGGACGGCATGGTTCGGGAATACAATCACCTGGGCAAAACCTTGCAAGTGATGGTCCAAGAACTGCAACACAGCAAAAATCACTTGGAATTCCTGCTCAACGAAATTCCCGTCGGATTGGTTCTCGTCGACGACCAGCAACGCATGCACTTTCGCAACAAACGCTTCCTCGAGATGTTCGGCTACACCGAAGAGGATGCGCCGACGTTGGATTCATGGCGGCGCCAAGCCTACCCCGATAACGCCTATCGCGCCAAAGTCATCGAAACGTGGAATGACGCCGTCGGACGCTCGGTTCGCGAAGGCACCGAAATCCCGCCCATGGAATACAATGTCACCTGCAAGAACGGCGACATCCGCACCGTAGAATTTTCCGGGATCACATTCGACGGCCAATTCCTCGCCACCCTGATCGACTTGACCGAGCGCAAACAGGCCCAAAAATCCCTTTATCTCTACGCCAACGCATTCGAGCATAGCGGCGAGGCGATGCTCATCACCGACGCGCACAACCGCATCCAGGTCGCCAACCCGGCTTTTTGTCAACTAACGGGATACAGCCTTGAAGATGTCATCGGGCAAGATCCGAAAATCCTTTCGGCGGGACGAACCCCGCCCGAGACCTATCAAGATATGTGGGCCGCGCTCAATCACAGCGGATTTTGGCAAGGCGAGATTTGGGACCGCGACAAATCCGGCACCATTCATCCAAAGTGGGCGGCAATTTCCACCATCCGCGACGACAACGGGCATTTAACCCATCACATCGCCAGTTACACCGACATCAGCGAACGCAAAGCCGCCGAGGAACGGATTTATCGTCTGGCTCACCACGACCCGCTAACCGGCTTGCTGAACCGTTTCAGCCTCGAAAGCCGCCTCGAACAAGCCTTGATGACGGCGCGGCGCGAAGGCAAACGCGTCGCCGTGATGTTCATCGACCTCGACCGCTTCAAGGTCATCAACGACACCCTTGGTCACCACATCGGCGACAACTTGCTGGTCGAGGTCGCCCACCGGCTCAAGGACTGCGTACGCGAAAGCGACATCGTCGCGCGCCAGGGCGGAGACGAATTCGTCGTGGTCATTACCGGCATGGACGATCCCTCGACGGCGGCGACGATTGCGTCGAAGATTTCACGAAATCTCGCCGCGCCCTATGCAATCAGCACCCACGACCTCTACTCGACCCCCAGCATCGGCATCAGCTTGTATCCATCCGACGGCAAGACTGTGGACGAGCTTATGAAAAATGCCGACACGGCCATGTATCATGCCAAGGATCTGGGGCGAAACAACTATCAGTTCTTCTCCACCGCCATGACCGAAGAGGCTCAGGATCGTCTGGACATGGAGCGCGACCTGAGCACCGCGCTGGTCGACGGCCAGTTCCAACTTTACTACCAGCCGCAAATTCGCACCGCCACCGGCGAAGTGATCGGCGTCGAAGCGCTGGTGCGCTGGAACCACCCGACCCGCGGCCAAGTCCCACCGTTCAAGTTCATCCCCATTAGCGAAGAAAGCGGCCTGATCGAACCACTGGGCAGTTGGGTGCTGGATGAAGCCTGTCGACAGTTGGCTGAATGGAAAGGTCAAGGCATCGCTGGCATCCGCGTCGCGGTCAATCTGTCGCCGCATCAATTGCGTTCGGCGACATTGGTGGCTCAGGTGGAAAATGTGCTACAAACTCATGGTTTGTCCGGGCCTGACCTGGAATTGGAAGTGACGGAATCCGCCGCAATGGACGATCCCCACTTGGCGGTCGAACAGTTGAAGGCATTGCGCTCTCTGGGCGTCAGCCTCGCCATCGACGATTTCGGCACCGGCTATTCGTCGTTGGCCTATCTGAAGGTGTTGCCGATCCAGGTGCTCAAGCTCGACCGCAGCTTCGTCGCCGACATCGGCACCGGGTCCGACGACGACGCGATCAGCGCCGCAACCATGGCGATGGCGCGCAACCTCAAGCTCAAGGTTGTTGCCGAAGGGGTCGAAACGGAATTGCAAAGCGAATTTCTCGCCAGCCACGGCTGCGACATTTTGCAAGGCTACCTGTTCGGCAAGCCCCACCCGGCGGAGGTCTGGACGGAACAGTGGCTCGCAGAAAAAGCCCGCGCGTCCGACACAAAGAAATCCACGGCCACCGCATCCTGA